A single genomic interval of Methyloceanibacter caenitepidi harbors:
- a CDS encoding 3-deoxy-manno-octulosonate cytidylyltransferase, translated as MTKSIVVIPARRAATRLPDKPLAAIAGEPMIVHVWRRAIEAECGPVLVATDSQEVQDAVARAGGEAVLTRADHASGSDRIFEALQAADPEREFDVVVNLQGDLPTLDSALIGKCVEALEEGEADIGTIAAEIVREEERTNPNVVKVVGSPLSRGGILNALYFTRATAPHGDGPLYHHIGLYAYRRAALEQFVGLPPSPLEMREKLEQLRALESGMRIHVGLVDTVPLGVDTPADLARAREILETA; from the coding sequence ATGACAAAATCAATCGTCGTCATTCCTGCAAGGCGCGCCGCAACACGACTGCCGGACAAGCCGTTGGCCGCGATCGCAGGCGAGCCCATGATCGTTCACGTCTGGCGCCGCGCGATCGAAGCGGAATGCGGCCCCGTGCTGGTGGCGACTGATTCTCAGGAGGTCCAGGATGCCGTTGCGCGCGCAGGTGGAGAAGCGGTTCTCACACGCGCGGACCATGCAAGCGGCTCCGACAGGATCTTCGAGGCACTTCAGGCCGCCGACCCGGAGCGGGAATTCGACGTGGTGGTCAACCTGCAAGGGGATCTGCCGACGCTCGATTCCGCCCTAATCGGGAAATGCGTCGAGGCTCTCGAGGAGGGCGAGGCGGATATCGGTACAATCGCGGCGGAGATCGTCCGCGAGGAGGAACGCACCAATCCCAACGTGGTGAAGGTAGTGGGATCGCCCCTGTCGCGCGGCGGCATTCTCAATGCCCTGTATTTCACACGCGCCACCGCCCCGCACGGCGACGGGCCGCTCTACCATCATATCGGGCTTTACGCTTATCGCCGCGCTGCGCTGGAACAGTTCGTGGGTTTGCCCCCGTCGCCGCTCGAAATGCGCGAGAAACTCGAGCAGCTCAGGGCGCTCGAGTCCGGCATGCGCATCCATGTCGGTCTCGTTGACACGGTTCCGCTCGGTGTCGATACTCCGGCCGACCTTGCGCGGGCACGCGAAATTCTTGAAACCGCGTAA
- a CDS encoding microcin C ABC transporter permease YejB, translated as MAAYILRRLLLIIPTMLGIMLVTFVIVQFAPGGPVERLIAQLTGTDAGATAKFSGGGSDFAGSGGQQGMPGGDVSGASSKYRGAQGLDPEFIASLEKQFGFDKPAHERFGKMIWSYLRFDFGESYFRDTSVLELIAERMPVSISLGLWMTLISYAISIPLGIRKAVKDGTRFDIWTSSVIVIGYAIPGFLVAVFLIVLFAGGSFLQIFPLRGLVSEDFWSLPWYAKIADYFWHLVLPLTAMALSAFATTTFLTKNSFLEEISKQYVITARAKGLTERQVLYGHVFRNAMLIVIAGFPGAFIGAFFAGSLLIETIFTLDGLGLLGFESIVNRDYPVVFATVYIFSLLGLLINLLSDLTYTWVDPRIDFETREV; from the coding sequence TTGGCCGCCTATATCCTTCGCCGACTCTTACTGATCATTCCAACGATGCTCGGCATCATGCTGGTGACTTTTGTCATCGTGCAGTTTGCGCCGGGCGGCCCCGTCGAGCGCCTGATCGCGCAACTGACCGGCACGGACGCCGGCGCGACGGCTAAGTTCAGCGGCGGCGGGAGCGACTTCGCCGGTAGCGGCGGTCAACAGGGCATGCCGGGCGGCGACGTGAGCGGCGCCTCGTCGAAATACCGCGGCGCGCAAGGTCTCGACCCCGAGTTCATCGCCAGCCTCGAGAAGCAGTTCGGTTTCGACAAGCCGGCCCATGAGCGTTTCGGCAAGATGATCTGGAGCTATCTGCGCTTCGACTTCGGCGAGAGTTATTTCCGCGACACGAGCGTGCTGGAGCTCATCGCGGAGCGCATGCCGGTCTCGATTTCCCTCGGACTTTGGATGACGCTCATCTCCTATGCGATCTCCATTCCGCTCGGAATCCGCAAGGCCGTCAAAGACGGCACCCGGTTCGACATCTGGACATCGAGCGTGATCGTCATCGGCTATGCCATTCCGGGCTTCCTGGTGGCGGTGTTCCTGATCGTGCTGTTCGCGGGCGGTTCCTTCCTGCAGATCTTTCCCTTGCGGGGGCTCGTCTCGGAGGACTTCTGGTCCTTGCCCTGGTACGCGAAAATCGCCGACTATTTCTGGCACCTGGTGCTGCCGCTGACCGCCATGGCGCTGTCGGCTTTCGCCACGACGACCTTCCTCACCAAGAACTCGTTTTTGGAAGAGATCAGCAAGCAATATGTCATCACGGCACGGGCCAAAGGACTGACCGAGCGGCAGGTGCTTTACGGTCACGTCTTCCGCAACGCCATGCTGATCGTTATCGCCGGCTTTCCGGGCGCCTTTATCGGCGCGTTCTTCGCCGGCTCACTTCTGATCGAAACGATCTTCACGCTGGACGGGCTCGGCCTGCTCGGCTTCGAGTCCATCGTCAACCGCGACTACCCGGTCGTGTTCGCGACCGTGTACATCTTCTCGCTGCTCGGACTGCTCATAAATCTTCTGTCCGACCTCACCTATACCTGGGTCGATCCGCGCATCGACTTCGAGACGCGGGAGGTCTGA
- a CDS encoding ABC transporter permease: MDAPTDVSVTEEVAAEGIPQPRAWVSALNKRRWQTFKANRRGYWSLWIFLTLFVISLFAEFIANDKPILVEYEGRYYWPIFQAYPETDFGGIFETEADYRDPVVQELITENGGWLLWPPIRFSYNTQNKNPPMAFPVKPTWLLNDKDCELAVEKGFHPCDSSLEWNWLGTDDQGRDVVARIIYGFRISVLFGLVLTIFSTIIGVAAGAIQGYFGGWTDLLFQRFIEIWTSVPQLYLLIIVAAVIEPNFWILLGILLAFSWVALVGVVRAEFLRARNFEYVTAARALGLPNGKIIFKHLLPNAMVATLTFMPFILNGSITTLTSLDFLGFGLPPGSPSLGELLAQGKDNLQAPWLGLTAFFVIAIMLSLLIFVGEAVRDALDPRKTLT, translated from the coding sequence ATGGACGCACCAACAGACGTCAGCGTCACCGAGGAAGTCGCGGCCGAAGGCATTCCGCAGCCGCGGGCTTGGGTCTCCGCACTCAACAAGCGCCGCTGGCAAACCTTCAAGGCCAACCGGCGCGGCTACTGGTCCTTGTGGATCTTCCTGACCCTCTTCGTGATCAGCCTGTTCGCCGAGTTCATCGCCAACGACAAGCCGATCCTGGTAGAATATGAGGGCCGGTATTATTGGCCCATCTTCCAGGCCTATCCCGAGACGGATTTCGGCGGCATCTTCGAGACGGAAGCCGACTATCGCGATCCCGTCGTACAAGAGTTGATCACCGAGAATGGCGGCTGGTTGCTATGGCCGCCGATCCGCTTCTCCTACAACACGCAGAACAAGAACCCACCCATGGCCTTTCCGGTGAAGCCGACGTGGCTGCTCAACGACAAGGATTGCGAGCTCGCCGTCGAGAAGGGATTTCACCCGTGCGATTCCAGTCTGGAGTGGAACTGGCTCGGCACCGACGATCAGGGGCGCGATGTGGTCGCGCGGATCATCTACGGCTTCCGCATCTCCGTGCTGTTCGGACTGGTGCTGACGATCTTCTCGACAATCATCGGTGTCGCGGCCGGCGCAATCCAAGGCTATTTCGGCGGCTGGACCGACCTTCTGTTTCAACGCTTCATCGAGATCTGGACCAGCGTGCCGCAATTGTATCTGCTGATCATCGTTGCGGCGGTCATCGAACCGAATTTCTGGATCCTGCTCGGCATCCTGCTGGCCTTTTCATGGGTCGCCCTCGTGGGCGTGGTCAGGGCCGAGTTCCTGCGCGCGCGCAATTTCGAGTACGTCACGGCCGCGCGGGCGCTGGGGCTGCCCAACGGGAAGATCATCTTCAAGCATCTCTTGCCCAACGCCATGGTCGCCACACTGACCTTCATGCCCTTCATCCTGAACGGCTCCATCACCACGCTCACGTCGCTGGACTTCCTCGGATTTGGCTTGCCGCCGGGATCGCCGTCGCTGGGCGAGCTGCTGGCGCAAGGCAAGGACAATCTCCAGGCGCCGTGGCTCGGGCTGACGGCCTTCTTCGTCATCGCGATCATGCTCAGCCTTCTGATTTTTGTAGGCGAGGCGGTGCGCGACGCGCTCGATCCGCGCAAGACGCTGACCTGA
- a CDS encoding ABC transporter ATP-binding protein: protein MTDKPKLLTVDNLCVNFHAGDKVTHAVKDVSFEIDHGETLALVGESGSGKTVSALSILQLLPYPAASHPRGAIHFKGENLLALPPEGLRHVRGNQISMIFQEPMTSLNPLHTIDQQIAEVLRIHMGITGAKARSRILDLLTKVGIQNPEERLGSYPHQLSGGQRQRVMIAMALANEPDLLIADEPTTALDVTIQAQILELLLDLKAEFNMAMLLITHDLGIVRKMADHVCVMHRGKIVEHGLTKDIFENPQDDYTKHLIASEPKGSPPPADANAKTILKTDDLKVWFPIKRGFLRKTVGHVKAVDGVDVDVREGQTLGVVGESGSGKTTLGQAILRLISSNGPIVYLGQRIDGYNSKQMRPLRKDLQIVFQDPYGSLSPRMSIGQIIEEGLLIQNPDISREDRDARVARALTEVGLDPKVRDRYPHEFSGGQRQRIAIARALVLEPKFLILDEPTSALDVSVQAQIVDLLRDLQKKHRLAYLFISHDLKVVRALANSIIVLRHGKVVEQGPSQEVFANPQTDYTKALLAAAFELETTPADAVST, encoded by the coding sequence ATGACCGACAAGCCCAAGCTTCTGACCGTCGACAATCTATGCGTAAATTTCCACGCGGGCGACAAGGTCACACACGCGGTCAAGGATGTCTCGTTCGAGATTGACCACGGCGAGACGCTCGCGCTCGTCGGCGAGTCCGGGTCCGGCAAGACCGTCTCGGCCTTGTCGATCCTGCAGCTTCTCCCCTACCCAGCGGCCTCGCATCCGCGCGGGGCGATCCACTTCAAAGGCGAGAATCTCCTGGCGCTGCCGCCTGAAGGCCTGCGCCATGTGCGCGGCAATCAGATCTCTATGATCTTCCAGGAGCCGATGACCTCGCTCAATCCGCTTCACACGATCGATCAGCAAATCGCCGAGGTCCTGCGTATCCATATGGGGATCACGGGGGCGAAGGCGCGCTCGCGCATTCTCGATCTTCTCACCAAGGTCGGCATACAGAATCCGGAGGAGCGGCTCGGTTCGTATCCGCACCAGCTGTCGGGCGGTCAACGCCAACGCGTGATGATCGCTATGGCGCTGGCCAACGAGCCCGATCTCCTGATCGCCGATGAGCCTACGACGGCGCTCGACGTGACCATCCAGGCGCAAATCCTCGAACTCCTGTTGGACCTCAAGGCCGAGTTCAACATGGCGATGCTGCTCATCACGCACGACCTCGGAATCGTGCGCAAGATGGCCGACCATGTTTGCGTCATGCATCGCGGCAAGATTGTCGAACATGGTTTGACCAAAGACATCTTCGAGAACCCGCAGGACGACTACACGAAGCATCTCATCGCCTCGGAGCCGAAAGGCTCCCCACCCCCGGCCGACGCCAACGCGAAGACGATTCTCAAGACCGACGATCTGAAGGTGTGGTTTCCGATCAAGCGCGGGTTCCTGCGCAAGACGGTCGGCCATGTCAAAGCGGTGGACGGCGTCGATGTGGATGTCAGGGAAGGCCAGACCCTCGGTGTGGTCGGAGAGTCCGGCTCCGGCAAGACCACGCTCGGCCAGGCAATCCTGCGTCTCATCTCCAGCAACGGCCCGATCGTCTATCTCGGCCAGCGCATCGACGGCTACAACTCGAAACAGATGCGGCCCTTGCGCAAGGATCTGCAGATCGTGTTCCAGGACCCCTACGGGTCCTTGAGTCCGCGCATGTCCATCGGGCAGATCATCGAGGAAGGTCTGCTGATCCAGAATCCGGACATATCGCGCGAGGATCGCGATGCGCGGGTGGCGCGGGCACTCACAGAGGTGGGGCTCGATCCGAAGGTTCGTGACCGTTATCCGCACGAGTTCTCAGGCGGCCAGCGTCAGCGCATCGCCATTGCCCGCGCGCTCGTGCTCGAACCGAAATTCTTGATCCTTGACGAGCCGACGTCGGCGCTCGACGTCTCCGTGCAGGCGCAGATCGTCGACCTGCTGCGGGACCTCCAAAAGAAACACAGGCTGGCCTATCTTTTCATCAGCCACGATCTGAAGGTCGTCCGCGCGCTGGCCAACTCGATCATCGTGCTGCGGCACGGCAAGGTCGTGGAGCAAGGCCCGTCGCAGGAGGTGTTCGCCAATCCGCAGACGGATTATACGAAGGCGCTGTTGGCCGCGGCCTTCGAGCTCGAGACGACACCCGCTGACGCAGTCTCCACTTAA
- a CDS encoding c-type cytochrome yields the protein MKYYYLNKVAMAVLLALLLFFGTRTLIDILYEEHLPETPGYEVAGAEEEAVHGGEKKGGEEDKGAAFIAALNKADPAKGEQAVGLCKVCHSFEKGGPNMIGPGIYGVVGHKIAAHEGFSYTAALKDHGGEWTFENLDHWLENPAEFAPGTSMAFPGIKDLQKRADVIAYLNQNSDDPLPIPEPTAAPAAEESAKEESPDKAAPEILSLLAEADPAKGEQSAALCKVCHTFDAGGANGIGPNLHNVVGAQVGHHEGYAYSAALKKKGGDWTYERLDEWLANPAAFAPGTTMAFPGIPDAKTRADVIAFLRSQTENPPELPAGDAAAAPAEEEAAPAEEAAPAEEPAAEESKDEAAPAEEEAKPAEDEAMPAEEPAAEESSDEAAPAKEEEAAPAEEAAPAEEEAMPAEEPAAEEPAAEEPAAAESSEAEADAPAAAEDSASGDETIVNSPMVSEDAPSLPHKGEAPSPNQPQPVVPSDPSSTTTQADEPSMSDDSGSASDDSGSASSQPQPVYPDGKPDGI from the coding sequence ATGAAATACTACTACTTGAACAAAGTCGCTATGGCGGTGCTGTTGGCACTGCTTCTGTTCTTTGGCACACGGACACTCATCGACATTCTCTACGAAGAACACCTGCCGGAGACCCCGGGCTACGAGGTGGCCGGCGCTGAGGAAGAGGCTGTTCACGGTGGCGAGAAGAAGGGCGGCGAAGAAGACAAGGGCGCGGCTTTCATCGCAGCCCTGAACAAGGCCGATCCCGCCAAGGGCGAGCAAGCCGTCGGACTTTGTAAAGTTTGCCACAGCTTCGAGAAGGGCGGGCCGAACATGATCGGCCCCGGCATTTACGGTGTGGTTGGGCACAAGATCGCCGCGCATGAGGGCTTCAGCTACACGGCGGCCCTCAAGGATCACGGCGGTGAATGGACCTTCGAGAACCTTGACCATTGGCTCGAGAACCCGGCGGAGTTCGCGCCCGGCACGAGCATGGCCTTCCCCGGCATCAAGGACCTCCAGAAGCGTGCCGACGTCATCGCCTATCTGAACCAGAACAGCGACGACCCGCTGCCGATCCCCGAGCCCACGGCCGCGCCCGCCGCGGAAGAGTCCGCGAAAGAGGAAAGCCCCGACAAGGCGGCGCCTGAAATCCTGTCGCTTCTCGCGGAGGCCGACCCAGCCAAGGGCGAGCAGTCTGCTGCGCTCTGCAAGGTCTGCCACACCTTCGACGCCGGCGGGGCCAACGGGATCGGACCGAACCTGCACAACGTTGTTGGCGCGCAGGTCGGACATCACGAGGGCTATGCCTACTCCGCCGCACTTAAGAAAAAAGGTGGGGATTGGACCTATGAGCGCCTCGACGAGTGGCTTGCGAACCCGGCGGCCTTCGCACCCGGCACAACGATGGCCTTCCCCGGCATTCCCGATGCGAAGACCCGTGCCGATGTGATTGCGTTCCTGCGCAGCCAGACGGAAAATCCGCCGGAGCTTCCTGCTGGAGATGCCGCAGCGGCGCCTGCGGAGGAAGAGGCTGCGCCGGCTGAAGAGGCAGCTCCTGCCGAGGAACCCGCTGCGGAAGAGTCCAAGGACGAAGCCGCTCCTGCGGAGGAAGAGGCAAAGCCTGCCGAAGACGAGGCCATGCCGGCTGAGGAACCGGCTGCGGAAGAGTCCAGCGACGAAGCCGCGCCCGCCAAGGAAGAAGAGGCCGCGCCGGCTGAAGAGGCGGCTCCTGCTGAGGAAGAGGCCATGCCTGCGGAGGAGCCCGCTGCCGAAGAGCCCGCTGCGGAAGAACCTGCTGCGGCAGAGTCTTCGGAAGCGGAGGCCGATGCTCCCGCCGCGGCCGAGGATTCGGCGAGCGGGGACGAAACTATCGTCAATTCGCCAATGGTCTCGGAGGATGCTCCGTCCCTGCCGCACAAGGGCGAGGCGCCCTCTCCGAACCAACCGCAGCCTGTCGTTCCCTCCGACCCGTCGTCGACAACGACACAGGCCGACGAGCCGAGCATGTCCGATGACAGCGGCAGCGCTTCGGATGACAGCGGCAGCGCATCGTCGCAGCCGCAGCCGGTCTATCCGGACGGCAAGCCGGACGGGATCTAG
- a CDS encoding cation diffusion facilitator family transporter, protein MHGSHDHSHTVTAKNETRMGIAALLTGGFMIVELAGGIVANSLALIADAGHMLTDFAALGLAWFAFRLARRPADWKRTYGFDRFQVLVAFTNGLALFVIAGWIVYEAISRLIAGEAHVAGGIMVVIGVAGLLVNIISFVLLRGADRENLNVRGAALHVLGDLLGSVAALIAGAVIMLTGWTPIDPLLSILVAVIILRSGWFVVTESAHIMLEGAPQELDTRDIAPDLVDNVPGVDEVHHVHVWSITQSRRMATLHAVIGDAAQIDTVVKGVKARLKEKFNLDHATVEVECTACADATDEPHRAFP, encoded by the coding sequence ATGCACGGTTCGCACGACCATAGCCACACGGTGACTGCAAAGAACGAAACCCGCATGGGAATCGCCGCCCTTCTGACAGGCGGCTTCATGATCGTCGAGCTCGCCGGTGGCATCGTCGCCAACTCCTTGGCGCTGATCGCCGATGCCGGGCACATGTTGACCGATTTCGCGGCGCTCGGACTTGCGTGGTTCGCGTTCCGGCTGGCGCGGCGCCCTGCCGACTGGAAGCGCACGTATGGCTTCGACCGCTTTCAGGTGTTGGTTGCCTTCACCAACGGCCTCGCTCTATTCGTGATCGCCGGCTGGATCGTCTACGAGGCCATCAGCCGGCTGATCGCTGGCGAGGCTCATGTAGCAGGCGGCATCATGGTCGTCATCGGCGTCGCCGGCCTGCTCGTCAACATCATATCTTTCGTTCTTCTGCGCGGCGCCGACCGCGAGAACCTCAATGTGCGCGGCGCGGCCCTGCATGTGCTGGGCGACCTGCTCGGCTCGGTGGCTGCGTTGATCGCGGGCGCGGTCATCATGCTGACCGGCTGGACGCCGATCGACCCGCTGCTGTCGATCCTTGTCGCGGTGATCATCCTGCGGAGCGGCTGGTTCGTTGTGACGGAGTCGGCGCATATTATGCTCGAGGGCGCACCGCAGGAACTCGATACGCGCGACATCGCGCCGGACCTCGTGGACAACGTACCCGGGGTGGATGAGGTCCACCACGTGCATGTGTGGTCCATCACCCAGTCGCGCCGCATGGCGACCCTGCACGCGGTCATCGGCGACGCGGCGCAGATCGACACGGTCGTGAAGGGCGTCAAAGCGCGGCTGAAGGAAAAATTCAATCTGGATCACGCGACGGTTGAAGTCGAGTGCACCGCGTGCGCCGACGCGACGGATGAACCTCATCGAGCTTTCCCATGA
- a CDS encoding extracellular solute-binding protein: MTMTRATAALAAGLFCTLLLAPPVSAERSHGLSAFGDLAQPEDFQAFAYVNPDAPKGGAFSLIGWGGVTTFNSLNSYILKGDAAQGLELLFDSLMVRAMDEPDAVYGLIAESADVADDGKSVTFYLRPEARFSDGTPVTADDVVFSFDILKEKGHPLYAQMLRDVEKAEALAPATVRYTFKGDLVRDLPLTVAELPVFSAAYYKDRPFDQTTLDPPLGSGPYLVDDLKQGRTITYRRNPDYWAKDLPVNNGRWNFDTIRFEYFRDRTAGMEAFKAGTYDLREEFTSKVWATEYDFPAIRDGRVKKDTLPDMTPSGTQGFFINTRRDKFKDKRVREALGLAFDFEWTNRNMFFNLYNRTQSYFENSPMKAEGEPSAAERALIEGLGVDVDPDVLGPVPLPPVSDGSGRDRASLQRASKLLDEAGWRIKDKKRVNEKGEPLTVEFLTFEPTFERIVAPYVKNLSLLGIDARIRRVDPAQYQQRLKDFDFDITTQRYVMRNTPGVELRSYFGSGSADLVGSLNLAGIKDPAVDALIEEIISAENREDMHTAARALDRVLRAGHYWVPHWNKASHTIAYWDKFGQPETKPKFDRGILDTWWFEGAEKQTAGEQ; encoded by the coding sequence ATGACAATGACACGCGCCACAGCCGCTCTTGCGGCAGGCCTGTTTTGCACGCTTCTCCTGGCGCCGCCCGTGAGCGCCGAGCGCAGCCATGGGCTCTCCGCCTTTGGCGACCTTGCCCAGCCTGAAGACTTTCAAGCCTTTGCCTATGTCAATCCGGATGCGCCGAAGGGCGGCGCGTTTTCCTTGATCGGCTGGGGCGGTGTCACAACGTTCAACAGCCTCAATAGCTACATTCTCAAGGGCGATGCCGCTCAGGGGCTCGAGCTTTTGTTCGACAGCCTGATGGTACGGGCGATGGACGAGCCAGACGCGGTCTACGGACTGATCGCCGAAAGCGCGGACGTCGCGGACGACGGCAAGTCCGTCACCTTCTATCTCCGCCCCGAAGCCCGCTTCTCCGATGGCACGCCTGTGACTGCCGACGACGTCGTGTTCTCGTTCGACATCCTGAAGGAAAAGGGACACCCGCTTTACGCGCAGATGCTGCGCGACGTGGAGAAAGCCGAGGCGCTCGCCCCCGCCACCGTGCGCTACACCTTCAAAGGAGACCTCGTTCGCGATCTGCCGCTGACGGTCGCGGAGCTGCCCGTGTTTTCCGCGGCCTATTACAAGGACAGGCCATTCGACCAGACGACGCTGGACCCACCGCTGGGGTCCGGCCCGTATCTCGTCGATGACCTCAAGCAGGGCCGAACCATCACCTATCGGCGCAATCCCGACTATTGGGCCAAGGACCTCCCAGTCAACAACGGCCGCTGGAACTTCGACACGATCCGCTTCGAGTATTTTCGCGACCGTACGGCCGGCATGGAAGCGTTCAAGGCTGGCACCTACGACCTGCGCGAGGAGTTCACGTCCAAGGTCTGGGCGACCGAATACGACTTTCCCGCCATCCGCGACGGGCGCGTGAAGAAGGACACATTGCCCGACATGACGCCATCGGGAACGCAAGGGTTCTTCATCAATACACGCCGCGACAAGTTCAAAGACAAGAGGGTCCGCGAAGCTTTGGGGCTCGCCTTCGACTTCGAGTGGACCAACCGCAACATGTTCTTCAACCTCTACAACCGCACGCAGAGCTATTTCGAGAACTCCCCGATGAAGGCGGAAGGCGAACCGTCGGCCGCGGAACGTGCATTGATCGAGGGGCTCGGCGTCGATGTCGATCCGGATGTGCTGGGACCCGTGCCTTTGCCGCCGGTGAGCGACGGCTCAGGCCGCGACCGGGCGTCCTTGCAGCGGGCGAGCAAGCTTCTCGACGAGGCCGGCTGGCGCATCAAGGACAAGAAGCGTGTGAACGAGAAGGGTGAGCCGCTGACGGTCGAGTTCCTCACCTTCGAGCCCACCTTCGAGCGCATCGTCGCGCCCTACGTGAAGAACCTCTCGCTTCTCGGGATCGACGCCCGGATCCGCCGCGTCGACCCGGCGCAGTATCAGCAGCGCCTCAAAGATTTCGATTTCGACATCACCACCCAACGCTATGTGATGCGCAATACGCCAGGCGTGGAGCTGCGCAGCTATTTCGGCTCAGGATCCGCCGACTTGGTTGGCTCGCTGAATCTCGCCGGCATCAAAGACCCTGCAGTGGACGCGCTCATCGAAGAGATCATCAGCGCGGAGAACCGCGAGGACATGCACACGGCAGCCCGCGCGCTCGACCGTGTGTTGCGCGCAGGCCATTACTGGGTGCCGCACTGGAATAAGGCCTCTCACACGATCGCGTATTGGGACAAGTTCGGCCAACCCGAGACGAAACCGAAATTCGATCGGGGCATCCTCGACACCTGGTGGTTCGAGGGCGCGGAGAAGCAGACGGCCGGTGAGCAGTAG
- a CDS encoding extracellular solute-binding protein — protein MMFSRLTFAAALTALLLGPAAAQDGSAQKSVGEAPVAQEAKPAPSEASSQTKHHALSLVGEPKYPADFTHFDFVNPDAPKGGLVRLPSIGGFDSLNPVLYRGEQAPGIGFVNESLFVDSIDEPSTSYGLIAEWASYPDDYSSVTFKLRDEARWHDGEPITPEDVIYSLKVNKEANPRMGLYYKNVSHAEKTGDNEVTFYFDSKGNRELPMIMGQLTILPKHFWTGTDDNGEKRDPMKTTMEPPLGSGPYRVKSVSPGRSISYERVEDYWGKDLPVNKGMWNFDEMRFDSYRDITVAFESFKAGNLDYWNESSSKNWAMAYDFPAVENGEIKREEVRLERGMPMQAFVLNQRRSKFQDRRVRQALNLAFDFEWTNKNLFFGQYERVDSYFQNSELAAPKALPEGRELEILETVRDEVPEEVFTTVHENPTNTDQTEMRKNLRKAVMLLREAGWQVKDGALTNTKTGEQMNIEFLIVSPLFERIIQPYLRNLNRLGIKGSIRLVDSAQYTRRLNNFDYDVIVGNFGQSESPGNEQRDYWGSEAADRDGSMNLIGIKDPAIDKLIDYIIFAKDREELVAATHALDRVLLWHDFVVPQWFSPYQRIAYRSHYGRPDKLPGLTPGFFQVWWDDRDNAAADAQISN, from the coding sequence ATGATGTTTTCAAGACTGACTTTCGCCGCAGCGCTCACCGCACTCTTGCTCGGACCGGCCGCTGCCCAGGATGGCTCTGCCCAAAAGTCCGTTGGCGAAGCGCCCGTTGCCCAAGAGGCCAAGCCGGCCCCCTCGGAGGCGTCTTCTCAGACGAAGCATCATGCGCTGTCTTTGGTGGGAGAGCCCAAGTACCCCGCGGACTTCACCCATTTCGACTTCGTGAACCCCGATGCCCCGAAAGGCGGTCTTGTGCGCCTGCCCTCGATCGGCGGGTTCGACAGCCTCAACCCCGTTCTGTATCGCGGCGAGCAGGCCCCCGGCATCGGCTTCGTCAACGAGAGCCTTTTTGTCGACAGTATCGACGAGCCGTCGACGTCGTACGGACTGATCGCCGAATGGGCGTCCTATCCGGACGACTATTCGTCCGTGACCTTCAAACTTCGCGACGAGGCACGCTGGCACGACGGTGAGCCGATCACGCCCGAGGATGTGATCTACAGTCTCAAGGTGAACAAGGAGGCCAATCCGCGGATGGGCCTCTACTACAAGAACGTCAGCCACGCGGAGAAGACAGGCGACAACGAGGTGACCTTCTACTTCGACAGTAAAGGCAACCGCGAACTGCCGATGATCATGGGGCAGCTCACCATCCTGCCGAAACACTTTTGGACCGGCACGGACGACAACGGAGAGAAGCGCGACCCCATGAAGACCACGATGGAGCCGCCGCTCGGCTCGGGCCCCTACCGGGTCAAGTCGGTCAGCCCCGGCCGCTCGATCAGCTACGAGCGCGTCGAGGATTATTGGGGCAAGGATCTGCCCGTGAACAAAGGCATGTGGAATTTCGACGAAATGCGCTTCGATTCCTATCGGGACATCACCGTCGCGTTCGAAAGCTTTAAAGCCGGCAATCTGGACTATTGGAACGAGTCGAGCTCGAAGAACTGGGCCATGGCCTATGACTTTCCCGCTGTCGAGAACGGCGAAATCAAGCGGGAAGAGGTTCGGCTCGAGCGCGGCATGCCCATGCAGGCTTTCGTGCTGAACCAGCGCCGTTCCAAATTCCAGGACCGGCGCGTGCGCCAAGCGCTGAACCTGGCATTCGACTTCGAGTGGACGAACAAGAACCTGTTCTTCGGCCAGTATGAGCGCGTCGACAGCTACTTCCAAAATTCGGAGTTAGCGGCACCGAAGGCGTTGCCCGAGGGACGCGAACTCGAAATCCTCGAGACGGTTCGCGACGAGGTCCCCGAGGAAGTCTTCACGACCGTGCATGAGAACCCGACCAACACCGATCAGACCGAGATGCGCAAGAATTTGCGCAAGGCCGTGATGCTGCTGCGCGAAGCGGGCTGGCAGGTGAAGGACGGAGCTCTCACGAACACGAAGACCGGCGAACAGATGAACATAGAGTTCCTGATCGTCTCGCCGCTGTTCGAGCGCATCATTCAGCCCTACCTGCGCAACCTCAACCGGCTCGGCATCAAGGGCTCAATCCGTCTCGTGGACTCTGCGCAATACACGCGCCGGCTCAACAATTTCGACTACGACGTGATTGTCGGGAATTTCGGTCAGTCCGAGTCGCCCGGCAACGAGCAACGCGACTATTGGGGCAGCGAAGCCGCAGACCGAGACGGCAGCATGAACCTCATCGGCATCAAGGACCCGGCGATCGACAAGTTGATCGACTACATCATCTTCGCCAAGGACCGCGAGGAACTCGTCGCCGCGACGCATGCGCTCGACCGCGTCTTGCTGTGGCACGATTTCGTGGTGCCGCAATGGTTCTCGCCCTACCAGCGTATAGCCTATCGAAGCCATTACGGGCGGCCTGACAAACTGCCGGGACTGACGCCAGGGTTCTTCCAGGTTTGGTGGGACGACAGAGACAACGCCGCGGCCGACGCTCAAATCTCGAATTGA